The nucleotide sequence AGCTTATTGCCAGAGGACGAATTAGAGAAGGCGAAGAAATATTTCCAGAACGTAGTTTCCGTAGGCGAGATTTTAGCGGTCAGGGAATTAAAGGCTCTTGGAATAAGTGATCCAGAGAAA is from Sulfolobus acidocaldarius DSM 639 and encodes:
- a CDS encoding PolB1-binding protein PBP2 family protein, with the protein product MPEDELEKAKKYFQNVVSVGEILAVRELKALGISDPEKVINKLIELGFIEKGEGCYNLIRERSKDSARNK